From the Desulforamulus hydrothermalis Lam5 = DSM 18033 genome, one window contains:
- the rpmB gene encoding 50S ribosomal protein L28, with translation MAKCAICDKGVTVGIKLSHSHIRTKRTWRPNLQRVKAIVDGSPKRIMVCTRCLRSGKVQRAI, from the coding sequence ATGGCCAAGTGCGCAATTTGTGACAAAGGTGTTACCGTTGGTATTAAATTAAGCCACTCCCATATCCGTACCAAGCGGACCTGGAGACCCAACTTACAAAGGGTAAAAGCCATCGTAGACGGTTCCCCTAAGCGGATTATGGTTTGCACCCGTTGTCTCCGGAGTGGAAAGGTTCAGCGTGCTATTTAA
- a CDS encoding RMD1 family protein produces the protein MQSMEFLAVSVAQELNLNLIARHFGIEKKYKWEEPLVLQGKDLKGILEDYHNKKIYLFYFGCLVAVNATKYDLSDMYKYLCKIEDALSQSVNHFEYMDSYRLEIKADEDLQVHNDVMTAPRLLDYYPQIIAIVLARSVALDRIEDDVEKVSDEIEKIIDYLDKGKLTINDHQLAKLSAQILRFKYNTISYVMVLDKPDITWYREEAEEIFLKLTDLFDIQERYESLRHKTENVMNITEVFTILAHAQRGTRLEWMIIILIAIEIVISLLEKLL, from the coding sequence ATGCAGTCAATGGAATTTTTGGCAGTTTCAGTGGCGCAGGAATTAAACTTAAATTTAATTGCCCGGCATTTTGGTATTGAAAAAAAATACAAGTGGGAAGAGCCGCTGGTCCTTCAGGGTAAAGATTTAAAAGGAATTCTGGAAGATTATCACAATAAAAAGATTTACCTGTTTTACTTTGGTTGCCTGGTGGCGGTTAATGCAACCAAGTACGACCTGTCTGACATGTATAAATATCTATGCAAGATAGAGGATGCTTTGTCGCAAAGTGTAAATCACTTTGAATATATGGATTCTTATCGGCTGGAGATTAAAGCCGATGAAGACCTGCAAGTGCATAACGATGTTATGACAGCGCCCCGGCTGCTGGACTATTACCCGCAAATTATTGCCATTGTGCTGGCCAGATCAGTGGCCCTTGACCGCATTGAGGATGATGTGGAAAAGGTTTCTGACGAAATTGAAAAAATTATTGACTACCTGGATAAAGGAAAGCTAACTATTAACGACCATCAGCTGGCTAAATTGTCGGCGCAAATCCTCCGGTTTAAGTACAACACCATTTCCTATGTCATGGTTTTAGATAAACCTGATATTACCTGGTACCGTGAAGAAGCTGAAGAAATATTTTTAAAGTTAACTGATCTTTTTGATATTCAAGAGAGATATGAAAGTTTGCGCCATAAGACTGAAAATGTTATGAACATTACCGAGGTGTTTACTATTTTGGCCCATGCCCAGCGAGGCACCCGGCTGGAGTGGATGATTATTATCTTAATTGCCATAGAAATTGTTATTTCTCTGTTGGAAAAATTACTTTAG
- a CDS encoding ISL3 family transposase codes for MQFQSIRNFINLKDVIISNVEHFDSHSEISLSMPVRPHKCPACGTLTKSIHDYRTQKIKDIPWLNKPLYLIYRKRRYNCRKCNKKFYEQVDFIGKYQRMTKRLIMAVVDRLRSNSSMCSVADDFSLSPCTITRIFDYLSYSLKELPTVLSIDEFKGTTDKGKYHCILADPISSKVLDILESRTQDYLVSYFKKFNNLDKVKYVVIDMWGPYKRAAELVFPNATIVIDRFHYVRNCIWAIDKVRKRVQQSLPYEKRRFLKFSRRLLLSRPDKLSDDSKIKLANILRFNDELRVSYLLKEQFMDFVKASSSVEAESKLNRWLNLVKQHKIKEFYYLANTIVNWKTEILNSFDVPYSNGCIEGYNNKIKVIKRNAFGFRNFNRFRSRILHCCA; via the coding sequence ATGCAATTTCAGTCTATCAGAAATTTTATTAATTTGAAAGATGTTATTATTAGCAATGTTGAGCATTTTGACAGCCACTCTGAAATCTCTCTATCAATGCCCGTTAGACCCCATAAGTGCCCTGCTTGTGGGACATTAACTAAATCTATCCATGACTACCGAACTCAAAAGATTAAGGATATTCCCTGGCTAAATAAACCCCTTTACTTAATATATCGCAAGCGACGATATAACTGCCGTAAATGTAACAAGAAGTTTTACGAACAAGTTGACTTTATCGGTAAATATCAAAGAATGACTAAACGACTGATTATGGCCGTTGTGGATAGGCTCCGCTCAAACTCCAGTATGTGCTCTGTCGCTGATGATTTTTCTCTCTCTCCATGTACTATCACTAGAATCTTTGATTACCTATCCTATAGCCTTAAGGAATTGCCTACTGTCCTCTCTATTGATGAGTTTAAAGGCACTACTGACAAAGGTAAATACCATTGCATTCTGGCTGATCCCATTAGTTCCAAAGTCCTTGACATCCTTGAAAGCCGTACCCAGGATTATCTGGTTAGCTACTTTAAAAAGTTTAATAATCTCGATAAGGTTAAGTATGTTGTTATTGATATGTGGGGCCCTTATAAGCGGGCTGCCGAACTGGTTTTTCCTAACGCTACGATTGTTATTGATCGCTTTCACTACGTCAGAAACTGCATTTGGGCTATTGATAAGGTCAGAAAACGTGTTCAGCAGTCTTTACCTTATGAAAAACGCCGATTTTTAAAATTCAGCCGTAGACTCCTTCTCTCAAGACCCGATAAGTTAAGCGATGATTCTAAAATCAAATTGGCCAACATCCTTCGTTTTAATGATGAACTTAGAGTTTCTTATCTTTTGAAAGAACAGTTCATGGATTTTGTAAAGGCAAGTTCCTCTGTTGAAGCAGAATCAAAACTTAACCGGTGGCTAAATCTCGTTAAACAACATAAAATCAAAGAATTTTACTACCTGGCTAATACAATCGTAAACTGGAAAACTGAAATTCTAAATTCATTTGATGTCCCTTACTCAAATGGGTGTATTGAAGGCTACAACAACAAAATTAAAGTCATCAAGCGTAATGCTTTTGGTTTTAGAAATTTTAATAGATTCCGCTCACGTATTCTTCACTGCTGCGCTTAA
- a CDS encoding HD-GYP domain-containing protein produces MPSLITNYYKLLSSLSLAMDFNSHGLMRHHQRVALMALQIGKLYGLSSAQLEKLFTAAILHDAGSSTWEEKNQLTEFLAGGTLNHCKKGYGLFYGHSLFGAVADIILHHHDRWDGLNNACGLRGEQIPIESRIIHLADRIDVLIRDDVYILEQKKYICRRINEESSRLFDPRLVEAFNDLSARECFWLDLQAEFMADILAHHCPVTAKELGLSEVTAVAETVARVIDFKSPFTRRHSGGVARVARLLAARAGFSEQHCDIVKVAGLLHDLGKLGVPDAILNKPGKLTESEYNIMKKHTYYTFQILKMIDGFDTINHYASCHHETLNGMGYPFKLDRSDLKTGARIVAVADIFTALTEERPYRQPLAKEQVINIMANQVKKGAIDGELTDLLLADYREAWLAGQGDCVNILNSR; encoded by the coding sequence ATGCCATCTTTAATAACTAATTACTATAAATTATTAAGCTCTTTGAGTCTGGCTATGGACTTTAACAGCCACGGCCTTATGCGTCACCATCAGAGGGTGGCGCTAATGGCTTTGCAAATAGGAAAATTATATGGTTTATCATCTGCCCAATTGGAGAAACTGTTTACAGCGGCCATTTTGCATGATGCGGGATCCAGCACCTGGGAAGAAAAAAACCAGTTAACCGAATTTTTAGCCGGCGGTACCCTCAATCACTGTAAAAAAGGATACGGGCTTTTTTACGGGCATTCTTTGTTTGGTGCCGTGGCGGATATTATTTTACATCACCATGACCGCTGGGACGGCCTAAATAATGCATGCGGTCTGCGGGGGGAACAAATTCCCATAGAAAGCCGCATCATCCACCTGGCGGACCGGATAGATGTTTTAATCAGGGACGATGTTTACATATTAGAACAAAAGAAATATATTTGCCGGCGCATAAATGAAGAAAGCAGCCGCCTGTTTGACCCCCGGTTGGTGGAGGCTTTTAATGATCTCAGTGCCAGAGAATGCTTTTGGCTGGACCTGCAGGCGGAATTTATGGCTGACATTTTGGCGCACCATTGCCCGGTGACCGCCAAAGAACTTGGTTTATCTGAAGTTACCGCAGTGGCGGAGACGGTGGCCCGCGTAATTGACTTTAAAAGCCCCTTTACCCGCCGGCATTCGGGCGGTGTAGCCAGGGTAGCCCGCCTGCTGGCTGCCCGGGCCGGTTTTTCTGAACAGCATTGTGATATTGTAAAAGTGGCCGGCTTGCTGCATGATTTAGGGAAACTGGGTGTACCTGATGCCATACTGAACAAGCCGGGCAAGCTTACAGAGTCGGAATACAACATAATGAAAAAGCACACCTATTATACTTTTCAAATTTTAAAAATGATTGATGGATTTGATACCATCAATCACTACGCTTCCTGCCACCACGAAACCCTTAACGGTATGGGGTACCCTTTTAAATTAGACAGATCAGACTTAAAAACAGGGGCCAGAATTGTGGCAGTGGCGGATATTTTTACTGCTTTGACCGAAGAACGTCCCTACCGTCAACCCTTAGCTAAAGAGCAGGTAATTAATATAATGGCCAACCAGGTAAAAAAAGGCGCCATTGACGGAGAGTTAACGGACCTTTTATTAGCTGATTACCGGGAAGCATGGTTGGCTGGCCAGGGTGATTGTGTCAATATATTAAATAGTCGTTGA